One genomic region from Drosophila subpulchrella strain 33 F10 #4 breed RU33 chromosome 2R, RU_Dsub_v1.1 Primary Assembly, whole genome shotgun sequence encodes:
- the LOC119549807 gene encoding solute carrier family 22 member 4 isoform X3 encodes MSAPAAASVLDFDEILAEIGEFGRFQRLNYLLICLPVLFAAANSLSYVFTAGSPTYRCYVPGCDSLDKPDYGAEWVSIAVPGSWSKRGHFTPSTCDRFMANGSRSVSESEPWNPWPLHQCSAENFTAETERCRQFVYGSSERTIVQQWGLQCQENLWKLAFVGTMHFAGLVLGTALSGYLADRYGRKHVFLICIVFMALTGVAQALSWDYTSFLVFALLNAVGTSGVYPLAFIIGVEMVGPRKREMSSIVLNYFYAVGEALLGLSVFLPDWRQLQLALSIPPLICVGYFWLVPESVRWLLARNRREQAGDIIRRAAKVNRRDISMELMASFKQQELEAETAPEYGAEGVLAEQKDDKIWLAIKQVAGSRILMARYAILLLIWAVNAIVYYGLSLNATSLSGNQYLNFALVCLVEIPGYSLAW; translated from the exons ATGTCGGCTCCGGCGGCAGCGTCCGTCCTGGACTTTGACGAAATTCTCGCCGAGATAGGCGAATTCGGGAGATTCCAGCGTCTGAACTATCTGCTCATCTGCCTGCCTGTTTTATTCGCGGCCGCCAACAGCCTGTCGTATGTTTTTACGGCAGGATCGCCCACCTATCGATGTTATGTACCCGGCTGCGATAGTTTAGACAAACCGGATTATGGAGCGGAATGGGTCTCCATCGCCGTGCCCGGCAGCTGGAGCAAGCGGGGTCACTTCACACCATCCACCTGCGACAGGTTCATGGCGAACGGAAGCCGCTCTGTATCCGAATCCGAACCTTGGAACCCGTGGCCCTTGCACCAGTGCTCCGCTGAGAATTTCACTGCGGAGACGGAGAGATGCCGACAGTTTGTGTACGGCAGTTCGGAGCGCACCATTGTGCAGCAGTGGGGGCTGCAGTGCCAGGAGAATCTATGGAAGCTGGCGTTCGTGGGCACGATGCACTTTGCTGGCCTGGTGTTGGGAACAGCCCTGTCCGGTTACCTGGCGGACCG ATACGGACGTAAGCATGTCTTTTTGATCTGCATCGTGTTCATGGCCCTGACGGGAGTGGCGCAGGCGCTGTCCTGGGACTACACCAGTTTCCTGGTCTTCGCCCTGCTGAACGCGGTGGGCACTTCCGGCGTCTACCCGCTGGCCTTCATCATCGGCGTGGAGATGGTAGGGCCGCGGAAGCGCGAAATGTCCTCCATCGTGCTCAACTATTTTTACGCAGTGGGAGAGGCGCTCCTCGGACTGTCAGTTTTCCTGCCCGACTGGCGCCAACTGCAGCTGGCGCTTTCGATTCCGCCCCTCATCTGCGTGGGCTACTTCTGGCTGGTGCCGGAGTCAGTCCGGTGGTTGCTGGCCCGCAACCGGCGGGAGCAGGCCGGCGACATCATCCGCCGGGCCGCGAAGGTAAATCGGCGAGACATATCCATGGAGCTGATGGCCAGCTTCAAGCAGCAGGAGCTGGAGGCGGAAACGGCGCCGGAGTATGGAGCCGAGGGTGTCCTGGCCGAGCAGAAGGACGATAAGATTTGGTTGGCCATCAAGCAGGTAGCGGGCTCTCGCATTTTGATGGCCAGATACGCAATTTTGCTTCTTATTTGGGCTGTCAACGCAATAGTCTACTATGGACTTTCGCTGAACGCGACCAGTCTGAGTGGCAACCAGTACCTCAACTTCGCTCTGGTCTGCCTGGTGGAGATCCCCGGCTACAGTCTCGCCTGG TAG
- the LOC119549807 gene encoding solute carrier family 22 member 4 isoform X4 yields MSAPAAASVLDFDEILAEIGEFGRFQRLNYLLICLPVLFAAANSLSYVFTAGSPTYRCYVPGCDSLDKPDYGAEWVSIAVPGSWSKRGHFTPSTCDRFMANGSRSVSESEPWNPWPLHQCSAENFTAETERCRQFVYGSSERTIVQQWGLQCQENLWKLAFVGTMHFAGLVLGTALSGYLADRYGRKHVFLICIVFMALTGVAQALSWDYTSFLVFALLNAVGTSGVYPLAFIIGVEMWERRSSDCQFSCPTGANCSWRFRFRPSSAWATSGWCRSQSGGCWPATGGSRPATSSAGPRR; encoded by the exons ATGTCGGCTCCGGCGGCAGCGTCCGTCCTGGACTTTGACGAAATTCTCGCCGAGATAGGCGAATTCGGGAGATTCCAGCGTCTGAACTATCTGCTCATCTGCCTGCCTGTTTTATTCGCGGCCGCCAACAGCCTGTCGTATGTTTTTACGGCAGGATCGCCCACCTATCGATGTTATGTACCCGGCTGCGATAGTTTAGACAAACCGGATTATGGAGCGGAATGGGTCTCCATCGCCGTGCCCGGCAGCTGGAGCAAGCGGGGTCACTTCACACCATCCACCTGCGACAGGTTCATGGCGAACGGAAGCCGCTCTGTATCCGAATCCGAACCTTGGAACCCGTGGCCCTTGCACCAGTGCTCCGCTGAGAATTTCACTGCGGAGACGGAGAGATGCCGACAGTTTGTGTACGGCAGTTCGGAGCGCACCATTGTGCAGCAGTGGGGGCTGCAGTGCCAGGAGAATCTATGGAAGCTGGCGTTCGTGGGCACGATGCACTTTGCTGGCCTGGTGTTGGGAACAGCCCTGTCCGGTTACCTGGCGGACCG ATACGGACGTAAGCATGTCTTTTTGATCTGCATCGTGTTCATGGCCCTGACGGGAGTGGCGCAGGCGCTGTCCTGGGACTACACCAGTTTCCTGGTCTTCGCCCTGCTGAACGCGGTGGGCACTTCCGGCGTCTACCCGCTGGCCTTCATCATCGGCGTGGAGATG TGGGAGAGGCGCTCCTCGGACTGTCAGTTTTCCTGCCCGACTGGCGCCAACTGCAGCTGGCGCTTTCGATTCCGCCCCTCATCTGCGTGGGCTACTTCTGGCTGGTGCCGGAGTCAGTCCGGTGGTTGCTGGCCCGCAACCGGCGGGAGCAGGCCGGCGACATCATCCGCCGGGCCGCGAAGGTAA